A window from Populus trichocarpa isolate Nisqually-1 chromosome 3, P.trichocarpa_v4.1, whole genome shotgun sequence encodes these proteins:
- the LOC7465465 gene encoding myb family transcription factor PHL11 — protein MEKTTFGGGGGSYPYENGVVMMTRDPRPRLRWTADLHDRFVDAVTKLGGPDKATPKSVLRLMGLKGLTLYHLKSHLQKYRLGQQARRQNNTEQSKESRGASYVNFSKGSSGTSTSSPRIDEEQGEISVAEALNCQIEVQKTLQEKLEVQKKLQMRIEAQGKYLQAILEKAQKSLSQNLNDDSNGKLKATRAHLTGFNSAVYSLMENLNAEDRKPSITDLKGINMKENGPAMHIQREGQTQETKDVKHHLQGDSIHFDLNTKGNYDFVSANGSELELKMLSYRR, from the exons atggagaaAACAACAtttggtggtggaggagggagTTATCCATACGAGAACGGGGTGGTGATGATGACAAGAGACCCAAGGCCAAGACTTAGATGGACTGCTGATCTTCATGATCGTTTTGTTGATGCTGTCACCAAACTTGGTGGCCCTGATA AGGCAACTCCAAAGTCAGTGTTGAGGTTAATGGGATTGAAGGGTTTGACATTGTACCATTTAAAGAGTCATTTACAG AAATACAGACTTGGGCAGCAGGCTCGAAGACAGAACAATACAGAACAAAGCAAAGAGAGCAGAG GAGCTTCATATGTAAACTTCAGTAAGGGCTCCTCAGGGACAAGCACCAGTTCACCAAGAATCGATGAAGAACAAGG AGAAATCTCAGTTGCAGAGGCATTAAATTGTCAGATTGAAGTACAGAAAACATTACAAGAAAAGCTTGAG GTACAGAAGAAGCTGCAGATGAGAATAGAAGCTCAAGGGAAGTACTTGCAGGCCATACTGGAGAAAGCTCAGAAGAGCCTCTCACAAAACTTGAATGACGACAGCAATGGAAAATTAAAAGCCACAAGAGCTCATTTAACAGGCTTCAATTCCGCTGTTTATAGTCTCATGGAGAACTTGAATGCAGAAGATAGGAAACCAAGCATCACTGATTTGAAAGGTATCAATATGAAGGAAAATGGTCCGGCTATGCATATTCAGAGAGAGGGACAGACACAGGAAACCAAAGATGTTAAGCACCACCTTCAAGGGGATTCCATACATTTTGACTTAAACACCAAAGGTAACTATGATTTTGTCTCTGCAAATGGATCTGAATTGGAACTCAAAATGCTTTCATATAGGAGATAA
- the LOC7465466 gene encoding isoflavone reductase homolog: MAKSKVLVVGGTGYIGRRIVKASLDQGHTTYVLQRSEIGLDIEKLHLLLSFKKQGAHLVQGSFSDQQSLVEAVKKVDVVICTMSGVHFKSHNILMQLKLVDAIKEAGNVKRFLPSEFGMDPATMEHALAPGRETFDQKMIVRKAIEDAKIPFTYVSANCFAGYFVGSLCQLETLTPPKDKVRLYGDGNVKVVFMDEDDVATYAIKTIDDPRTLNKTLYLRPPENILTQRQLVEIWEKLSGKKLEKISIPGEDFLASMKGMDYVAQAGMGHFYHIFYEGCLTNFEIGEEASDLYPEVKYTRMDEYLKIFL; encoded by the exons atGGCAAAGAGCAAGGTTCTCGTTGTTGGGGGTACTGGGTATATTGGTAGGAGAATAGTGAAGGCAAGCTTAGACCAAGGCCATACAACTTATGTCCTTCAACGCTCTGAGATAGGCCTTGACATCGAGAAGCTGCATCTACTATTGTCATTTAAAAAGCAAGGAGCTCACCTGGTTCAGGGTTCATTCTCCGATCAGCAGAGCCTTGTGGAAGCCGTGAAGAAAGTTGATGTTGTCATTTGCACCATGTCCGGGGTGCATTTTAAGAGCCACAACATTTTGATGCAGCTCAAGCTTGTGGATGCCATCAAAGAAGCAGGAAACGTGAAg CGTTTCTTGCCTTCAGAATTCGGTATGGACCCAGCAACAATGGAGCATGCACTGGCACCAGGAAGAGAAACATTTGATCAGAAAATGATTGTGAGAAAGGCAATTGAGGATGCTAAGATCCCCTTCACGTATGTATCCGCTAACTGCTTTGCGGGTTATTTTGTTGGTAGCCTCTGTCAGCTTGAGACCCTGACCCCTCCAAAAGACAAAGTCCGGCTTTATGGAGATGGCAACGTTAAGG ttgtttttaTGGATGAAGATGACGTTGCAACATACGCAATTAAAACAATCGATGATCCTCGGACTTTGAACAAAACTTTGTACCTAAGGCCACCAGAAAACATTCTCACACAAAGACAGTTAGTTGAGATCTGGGAGAAACTCAGTggaaagaaactagaaaagaTCAGCATTCCCGGAGAAGACTTCCTAGCTTCCATGAAAG GCATGGATTATGTAGCCCAGGCAGGAATGGGGCATTTCTATCATATTTTCTATGAAGGCTGTTTGACAAACTTCGAAATAGGAGAAGAAGCTTCGGACCTTTATCCAGAAGTGAAATACACTCGCATGGATGAATATCTGAAAATCTTCCTTTGA